In Candidatus Defluviilinea proxima, a single genomic region encodes these proteins:
- a CDS encoding zinc metallopeptidase, with translation MFFFDPTYLIFMVPAFILMGITSWYVRHAYNKWSKIRAISGLTGAQAAQQLVSRAIYTSEGSADLRNVRVLGIGGNLTDHYNPQDKTLYLSPGVANTPSVAAVAIAAHELGHALQDAEGYFPLRLRSMMVPMVSIGSNLGWGLIMVGLLLRATNIGIGLAWLGVLFFAGGALFALATLPVEFDASARAKSMLTQSGIIRTDEEASGVNAVLNAAALTYVAALVTAVLQLLYYVFLVGGLGGRRRD, from the coding sequence ATGTTTTTCTTTGACCCAACCTATCTCATATTCATGGTCCCTGCCTTCATTTTGATGGGCATCACATCATGGTACGTAAGACATGCCTACAACAAATGGAGCAAGATCCGCGCCATCAGTGGTCTGACCGGCGCCCAAGCCGCACAACAACTGGTCTCACGCGCCATCTACACCAGCGAGGGAAGCGCCGATCTCCGAAACGTCCGCGTGCTTGGCATTGGCGGTAACCTCACTGACCACTACAATCCGCAAGACAAAACGCTCTATCTATCCCCCGGCGTTGCGAATACACCCTCCGTTGCGGCGGTTGCAATTGCCGCACACGAACTCGGTCATGCATTGCAGGATGCAGAGGGATACTTCCCGCTTCGTCTTCGATCCATGATGGTGCCTATGGTGAGCATCGGTTCCAACCTCGGTTGGGGTCTCATCATGGTGGGTTTACTTCTTCGTGCCACCAACATCGGCATCGGTCTCGCATGGCTGGGCGTTCTTTTCTTCGCAGGCGGCGCGCTCTTCGCACTCGCAACTTTACCTGTCGAGTTTGATGCATCCGCACGTGCAAAATCGATGCTCACCCAAAGCGGTATCATCCGCACCGATGAAGAAGCGAGTGGAGTCAACGCCGTACTCAACGCCGCCGCACTCACCTATGTTGCCGCTCTCGTCACTGCCGTACTGCAACTTCTTTACTACGTCTTCCTTGTCGGCGGTCTCGGCGGGCGCCGCAGAGACTAA
- a CDS encoding S41 family peptidase yields MSKTTKVIFGIFAAFILLTGSFAGGFLTRHVLAQANIFPGFSDTQSDVPFIHPPISLTPQTDNPTPSTPGDTQTAFKPFWEVWNLIHSQYVSQPVDDAKLIEGAINGMLRTLDVGLNYYENPDQVKTSDEYLNGKDYEGIGAYVDTKGEYLTVISPIKDSPAANAGLRPRDVIIALDGVDMTGTPPEDVRQKVLGPAGTDVTLTIVRNGEPKPFDVVITRAKITTPLVESEMRDDGIAYVRLNTFGDTADKELRNALKELLAKNPKGLIFDLRYNGGGYLDQGIAVASEFLPSGKVVVYEKYGDGNIIESKSTGVGVATDIPMVVLVNEGSASASEIVAGALQDYSRAKLVGVITYGKGSVQSVNMLSNQGIAAITSAEWLTPNKRLIQDTGLTPDVYVEFTQEDFDKNIDPQLDAAVETINAMVNNTAIPTSQPIPATATATPVP; encoded by the coding sequence GTGAGTAAAACAACAAAGGTCATTTTCGGCATCTTCGCGGCATTTATCCTGTTGACAGGGTCATTTGCGGGAGGCTTTCTAACACGGCATGTACTGGCGCAAGCCAATATTTTTCCCGGCTTTAGCGATACACAATCCGATGTGCCATTCATCCACCCACCCATATCACTAACCCCACAGACAGATAACCCGACCCCATCAACACCGGGTGATACACAGACCGCATTCAAACCATTCTGGGAAGTGTGGAACCTGATCCACTCGCAATACGTGTCGCAACCCGTGGATGATGCCAAGCTCATCGAAGGCGCCATCAATGGCATGTTGCGGACTCTCGATGTAGGCCTTAACTATTACGAGAACCCCGATCAAGTCAAGACAAGTGACGAATACCTGAATGGCAAGGACTACGAAGGAATTGGAGCCTATGTCGATACCAAAGGCGAATACCTGACCGTCATCAGTCCGATCAAGGACTCCCCTGCCGCCAACGCAGGTCTTCGTCCGCGCGATGTCATCATTGCTCTTGATGGTGTGGATATGACCGGCACCCCGCCTGAAGATGTGCGTCAAAAGGTGCTCGGTCCTGCAGGCACAGACGTAACTCTCACGATCGTACGCAACGGCGAACCCAAGCCCTTCGATGTAGTAATCACACGCGCCAAGATCACCACGCCGTTGGTTGAATCAGAAATGCGTGATGATGGCATTGCCTACGTTCGCTTGAATACGTTTGGTGATACTGCCGATAAAGAATTGCGCAACGCGCTGAAAGAGCTCCTCGCCAAGAATCCCAAAGGTCTGATCTTTGACCTGCGCTATAACGGCGGCGGTTACCTCGATCAGGGTATTGCCGTGGCATCCGAATTCCTGCCGTCAGGTAAGGTGGTTGTCTACGAAAAATATGGAGATGGCAATATCATTGAAAGTAAATCTACCGGCGTTGGTGTTGCCACCGATATCCCAATGGTTGTGCTCGTCAACGAAGGTTCTGCATCCGCTTCTGAAATTGTGGCAGGTGCCCTTCAGGATTATAGCCGCGCCAAATTGGTTGGAGTCATTACCTACGGTAAAGGTTCAGTACAAAGCGTGAACATGCTCTCTAACCAGGGCATTGCTGCCATCACCAGTGCTGAATGGCTCACCCCAAACAAGAGACTCATCCAAGACACCGGTCTCACACCGGATGTGTATGTTGAATTCACACAGGAAGATTTCGACAAAAACATCGATCCACAACTGGATGCCGCAGTGGAAACCATCAACGCCATGGTGAACAACACAGCCATTCCAACTTCACAGCCCATTCCAGCCACGGCAACCGCAACCCCGGTCCCGTAA
- a CDS encoding flippase-like domain-containing protein, protein MRKFIFILVIFLGAAFVYLSFGEIETILTTLQKGNVWFVLLAIFIQCLWFLVSGLTYLSLYRVLGMDGTIYELSLMSAAANFINVVAPSAGMGGMAVFISNANRNNQSAGKATVISVLYILLDYIAFLVVLALGLFVLARRNNLSPTEIIASFVMLAIAATLGFFLYLGSKSAQALGSALAGIARFINRIARPFIHREYLSETRAYEFAEEMATDLKSLPERWQSLVKPLAYALLNKAIMMSILAACFLSFAVPFTAGTIIGGFSISYLFLVVSPTPSGIGIVEGIMPLALSSLLVPWSQAVIVTLAYRGITFWLPLGVGAIALRVLEHEK, encoded by the coding sequence ATGCGGAAATTCATCTTCATCCTTGTTATCTTTCTTGGCGCCGCGTTTGTGTATCTGAGCTTTGGGGAAATCGAAACTATTCTAACAACCCTTCAAAAGGGAAACGTATGGTTTGTACTTCTTGCTATTTTCATTCAGTGCTTATGGTTCCTTGTATCGGGACTAACGTATCTATCTCTATATCGAGTCCTAGGTATGGACGGCACAATTTATGAACTCTCGCTGATGTCGGCCGCCGCGAATTTCATCAACGTTGTTGCTCCCAGCGCAGGCATGGGCGGTATGGCTGTTTTTATCAGCAACGCGAACCGCAACAACCAATCCGCTGGCAAGGCCACAGTCATAAGCGTGTTGTATATCCTTTTAGATTACATCGCATTTCTCGTTGTCCTTGCACTGGGCTTATTCGTCCTCGCCCGCCGTAACAACCTTAGCCCTACAGAGATCATCGCATCTTTCGTCATGTTGGCAATTGCAGCCACACTTGGTTTTTTTCTATACCTTGGCTCAAAGTCAGCACAGGCACTGGGAAGTGCACTAGCCGGGATCGCACGCTTTATCAATCGTATTGCCCGCCCGTTCATCCACCGCGAATACCTCAGCGAAACACGAGCTTATGAATTTGCTGAAGAAATGGCAACAGACCTCAAATCACTGCCCGAACGTTGGCAGAGTTTGGTCAAGCCATTGGCGTATGCTCTTCTAAACAAAGCCATCATGATGAGCATTCTGGCGGCATGTTTTCTTTCTTTTGCTGTTCCCTTCACGGCAGGCACCATCATCGGCGGCTTTTCCATTTCGTATTTATTTCTCGTTGTATCCCCTACGCCATCTGGCATAGGTATCGTTGAGGGCATCATGCCATTGGCGCTTTCATCACTTCTCGTTCCGTGGAGTCAGGCAGTGATCGTCACACTTGCTTATCGCGGCATCACGTTCTGGCTTCCGTTGGGCGTGGGAGCAATTGCGCTTCGAGTTTTGGAACACGAGAAATAA
- a CDS encoding DUF3298 domain-containing protein: protein MGYGKQIGLLVFITMFVIQACGTTEPMLANASLPASPTATSIPLAQQVTLTSITFKEEGQVPTYIISAQTPRFTGSDDARVQKFNEKAAELIQNEVEYFRKNILAQAPAVSTPTGNLFQENYTVVFQNGRIWSLKFDFTGYADGAAHPYHYSKIFNYDIEQGKKLSLENLFRPDSNYLEAVSSYCIFELSKRDIGFYGGFEQGAAPTAENYRNWNITPSGLLITFDEYQVAPYAAGTQSVIVPYEQLKSIAEPKGPLAGLLP from the coding sequence ATGGGATACGGAAAACAGATCGGGTTACTTGTGTTCATAACCATGTTCGTTATTCAGGCGTGCGGGACGACCGAACCAATGCTCGCTAATGCATCCCTACCGGCATCGCCCACTGCAACATCTATCCCACTTGCACAGCAAGTCACGTTAACATCCATCACCTTCAAAGAAGAGGGGCAGGTCCCCACCTATATCATTTCCGCCCAAACGCCCAGATTTACAGGAAGTGACGATGCGCGCGTACAAAAATTCAACGAAAAGGCTGCCGAGCTTATTCAAAACGAAGTCGAGTACTTCCGTAAAAACATTCTGGCACAGGCACCAGCCGTGTCAACGCCAACAGGAAATCTATTTCAGGAAAATTACACGGTTGTTTTTCAAAACGGACGGATATGGAGTCTCAAATTTGATTTTACCGGCTATGCCGACGGCGCAGCACATCCCTATCACTACAGCAAAATATTTAACTATGACATCGAACAGGGAAAAAAATTATCGCTGGAGAATCTATTCCGCCCCGATTCAAACTACCTTGAGGCTGTTTCCAGTTACTGCATCTTTGAACTATCGAAAAGAGACATCGGCTTCTACGGAGGTTTCGAACAGGGAGCCGCACCTACTGCCGAAAACTACCGCAATTGGAACATCACACCCTCTGGCCTACTGATCACCTTCGACGAATACCAAGTCGCACCCTATGCGGCAGGGACACAATCAGTCATTGTGCCGTACGAACAACTCAAGTCAATAGCCGAACCTAAAGGTCCATTAGCAGGGTTGCTTCCGTAG
- a CDS encoding GNAT family N-acetyltransferase — translation MNIRFLVRDEIPLIWQIDRREIINNVYYLRNGKLVLVPEYYDMQGWPPGEAEHYTPILLDCFDRGGTFWGVFEESKLVGTAILESKWIGSKRDTLQLKFLHISRGQRKQGLGTRLFQLAVDRARSLGAKKLYISATPSENTVNYYMRLGCVLATETDPDLFALEPEDIHLEYIILKQ, via the coding sequence ATGAACATCCGTTTTCTAGTACGCGATGAAATTCCCTTGATCTGGCAAATTGACCGGCGCGAGATCATCAACAATGTCTACTATTTGCGAAACGGGAAGTTGGTGCTTGTCCCTGAATATTATGATATGCAAGGCTGGCCACCCGGCGAAGCGGAACATTACACGCCCATCCTGTTGGACTGTTTCGATCGTGGCGGTACATTTTGGGGAGTGTTCGAAGAATCGAAACTTGTCGGCACGGCAATATTGGAAAGCAAATGGATCGGATCGAAGCGTGACACATTGCAATTGAAATTCCTGCATATCAGCCGTGGACAGCGCAAACAAGGGCTGGGAACAAGACTCTTCCAGTTGGCAGTTGACCGTGCAAGATCGCTTGGCGCAAAGAAATTATATATCTCCGCCACCCCATCGGAAAATACGGTCAATTACTACATGAGGCTGGGATGCGTGCTCGCAACCGAGACAGACCCAGACCTGTTCGCACTCGAACCGGAAGATATTCATCTGGAATATATTATTCTGAAACAATAA
- a CDS encoding DUF3298 domain-containing protein, whose product MSRKTILAFTGFIILVTLACNATFSIGNPTQTALPPTPIPPTATAIPLSGQVTLVNMPFVETDPGSTFPQYTLTTSTPQLSGSNDPRVVAFNQRLSALVQKEVDQWRQDFRQLPITPLSNGSSLQNTYTLMAQTGDLWSFKFDFSFYADTAAHPGSYSITVNYDLASGRELALSDLFLPNSNYLETISAYCITELGKQPFFDGPFTDGANPVAENYQNWNISPDGLIITFDTYQVGPGAAGPQIILVPYEQIKSLIAPQGPLSNFIR is encoded by the coding sequence ATGAGTCGAAAAACAATTTTGGCGTTTACAGGTTTTATTATCCTGGTCACCTTAGCCTGCAATGCGACCTTTAGTATTGGTAACCCAACGCAGACCGCCCTTCCCCCCACCCCAATCCCACCAACCGCTACAGCCATTCCGCTCAGCGGACAGGTAACCTTGGTAAACATGCCGTTCGTCGAAACTGATCCGGGATCCACTTTCCCGCAGTATACGCTGACCACGTCCACGCCCCAGCTATCGGGTAGTAATGATCCGCGCGTTGTGGCGTTCAATCAGCGACTTTCTGCCCTCGTCCAAAAAGAGGTGGACCAATGGCGACAGGATTTCCGTCAATTGCCTATTACACCTCTTTCCAACGGCAGTTCACTTCAAAACACTTACACGCTGATGGCACAGACAGGCGATTTGTGGAGTTTCAAATTCGATTTCTCCTTCTACGCTGACACGGCTGCGCATCCTGGCTCTTACAGCATCACGGTCAATTATGATCTTGCCTCAGGGAGAGAACTTGCGCTGAGCGATCTTTTTCTGCCCAATTCAAATTATTTGGAGACGATCTCAGCCTACTGCATCACTGAATTGGGAAAACAGCCATTTTTCGACGGCCCATTCACAGACGGCGCAAATCCCGTTGCGGAGAATTACCAAAACTGGAACATTTCCCCGGATGGCTTGATCATCACCTTTGACACTTATCAGGTTGGCCCCGGCGCGGCAGGCCCGCAGATCATCCTTGTACCCTATGAACAAATAAAAAGTTTGATCGCACCACAAGGCCCGTTAAGCAATTTCATTCGGTGA
- a CDS encoding DEAD/DEAH box helicase, with the protein MPIVSLLDFWKRDPDTAPNLVAWQTLPSRPAQTHPFPTDLPDPVKQTLIAAGIHTLYSHQFEAWTHSRNRENIILSTGTASGKTLAYNLPVIAELISNPNSRALYLFPTKALTQDQLNTLTGLNVETFERFNLPTAIYDGDTPQKDRSQIRKNARIVLSNPDMLHTGILPHHTNWLEFFSNLKFIVIDEAHTYRGVFGSHVANVIRRIKRIANFYGAKPQFILASATIGNPKQLAEKLIEEPVHLIDNDGSARGPRHFIIYNPPLTDKALGLRKSSLLEGVRLARELVNSNVQTVVFARSRRSVEIILSYLQGELTPDSSIESPLIPYDELPNPRSFVRGYRSGYLPNQRREIEKGLRDGTIKTVVATNALELGIDIGGLGAAVLVGYPGTVASARQQAGRAGRGLESAVAVMVASASPLDQFIAHHPEYFFDRSPEQALVNPDHLLILLEHLRCAMFELPFQKGEGFGALAGETIDEYLEFLLSNNEAHISQDKYFWMSDSYPAANISLRSASPQGVVLQATTEDGRPWTVGTVDGESALWMVHPGAIYLHEAQQYFVKELNLEDHIARIKPIESDYYTEPLRGTTVEVLSESAQTTVPGCEKKWGELQVTTQVTAFLKRRWYTHETLGQEPLDLPPTDLQTTGYWLFLSEETVTRLREAGAWTNDPNDYGPEWSKIREKVRTRDGFKCQVCGTPEAKKQHDVHHKIPFRSFIRSAVGEGLALQQATQQANRLDNLITLCPSCHKQAEANVRMRSGLAGLAYVLGNLAPLFLMCDAGDLGTHIEPVQNQVFGSPTVVLYDSVPAGIGFSEKLFELHDELVARALELVGECACEDGCPSCVGPGGENGYGGKQEALEILKELSKKE; encoded by the coding sequence ATGCCTATTGTTTCTCTTTTGGATTTCTGGAAACGTGACCCTGATACAGCCCCCAATCTTGTTGCCTGGCAGACGCTTCCCTCTCGCCCCGCACAAACGCATCCTTTTCCGACCGATCTGCCTGATCCCGTTAAACAAACCTTGATCGCCGCTGGGATCCATACTCTCTACTCCCATCAATTCGAAGCATGGACTCATTCCCGCAATCGCGAAAATATTATTCTCTCCACCGGCACAGCCTCGGGAAAAACGCTTGCTTATAATCTGCCAGTCATCGCTGAACTGATTTCCAATCCAAACTCTCGCGCACTTTATCTCTTCCCCACCAAAGCCCTCACGCAAGATCAATTGAATACGTTGACAGGTTTGAACGTTGAAACGTTCGAACGTTTTAACCTGCCAACGGCAATTTATGATGGCGACACTCCTCAAAAAGATCGCTCCCAGATCCGCAAGAACGCGCGCATCGTGTTATCCAACCCCGATATGCTCCACACGGGAATCCTTCCCCATCACACTAACTGGCTTGAGTTCTTCTCCAATCTCAAGTTCATCGTCATAGACGAAGCCCACACCTATCGCGGCGTCTTCGGTTCACATGTTGCCAATGTCATTCGCAGAATTAAACGTATCGCGAACTTCTATGGTGCAAAACCACAATTCATCCTTGCATCTGCCACTATCGGCAACCCCAAACAGCTCGCTGAAAAACTCATCGAAGAACCCGTCCACTTAATTGATAACGATGGCTCTGCACGCGGACCACGTCACTTCATCATCTACAACCCACCGCTGACAGATAAAGCACTCGGTTTGCGAAAATCATCCTTGCTCGAAGGTGTGCGGCTGGCAAGGGAATTGGTCAACAGCAATGTGCAAACGGTGGTATTCGCACGATCCCGAAGAAGTGTTGAGATCATCTTGAGTTATTTACAAGGCGAGCTCACTCCAGACTCCAGCATTGAGTCACCACTGATCCCTTATGATGAACTGCCCAATCCACGATCTTTCGTCCGTGGGTATCGAAGCGGATACCTCCCCAATCAACGCCGCGAGATCGAAAAAGGACTCCGCGATGGCACGATCAAAACTGTCGTGGCCACGAATGCCCTTGAGTTGGGAATCGATATCGGCGGGTTGGGCGCGGCAGTCCTCGTCGGCTACCCGGGAACTGTCGCTTCAGCGAGACAGCAAGCAGGTCGAGCAGGACGCGGTCTTGAATCCGCAGTGGCAGTAATGGTCGCATCGGCGAGTCCGCTCGATCAGTTCATCGCACATCATCCAGAATATTTTTTTGATCGTTCACCCGAGCAGGCATTGGTCAACCCCGATCATTTGTTGATTCTGCTCGAGCATTTGCGTTGCGCGATGTTTGAGTTGCCGTTCCAAAAAGGCGAAGGCTTTGGCGCGTTAGCGGGCGAAACCATTGATGAATATCTCGAGTTTCTACTTTCCAACAACGAAGCACACATTTCACAGGATAAATATTTTTGGATGTCTGATTCGTATCCCGCCGCGAATATCTCGTTGCGCTCGGCATCTCCACAAGGCGTTGTGTTGCAAGCAACCACCGAGGACGGTAGACCATGGACAGTAGGGACCGTGGATGGCGAAAGCGCGTTATGGATGGTTCATCCCGGCGCGATCTATTTGCACGAAGCGCAACAATATTTTGTGAAGGAATTAAATCTCGAGGATCACATCGCACGCATCAAGCCTATCGAGAGCGATTACTATACTGAGCCATTGCGCGGCACAACGGTTGAAGTGTTATCTGAATCTGCACAAACCACTGTTCCCGGGTGCGAGAAAAAATGGGGCGAGTTGCAAGTCACCACGCAAGTGACAGCCTTTCTTAAACGACGCTGGTACACGCATGAGACGTTGGGGCAGGAACCACTGGACTTACCTCCCACCGACTTGCAGACCACTGGCTATTGGCTTTTCCTCTCCGAAGAAACAGTGACGCGTCTGCGCGAAGCTGGAGCCTGGACCAACGACCCGAACGATTACGGCCCTGAATGGTCAAAGATCCGTGAGAAGGTTCGCACGAGAGATGGATTCAAGTGTCAGGTATGCGGAACACCAGAAGCAAAAAAGCAACATGATGTGCATCACAAGATTCCCTTCCGTTCGTTTATCCGAAGTGCCGTAGGTGAAGGTCTGGCGCTTCAACAAGCAACGCAACAAGCCAATCGACTTGACAATCTCATTACGCTCTGTCCTTCCTGCCACAAACAAGCGGAAGCGAACGTGCGCATGCGAAGCGGGCTGGCTGGGCTGGCCTATGTGCTCGGCAATCTTGCGCCGTTATTCTTGATGTGCGATGCAGGCGACCTCGGCACACACATCGAACCTGTCCAAAACCAAGTATTCGGTAGCCCAACAGTTGTGTTGTACGACTCCGTCCCTGCTGGGATCGGGTTCAGTGAAAAGCTTTTTGAGTTACACGACGAACTGGTCGCACGCGCACTTGAACTTGTCGGCGAATGTGCCTGCGAGGATGGTTGTCCCTCATGCGTGGGGCCGGGCGGCGAAAATGGATACGGGGGAAAGCAGGAAGCGCTGGAAATATTGAAGGAACTTTCGAAGAAAGAATGA
- a CDS encoding TIGR00730 family Rossman fold protein translates to MNSICVFCGSSDTVHSDYISAARTMGRILAERGLQLIYGGGKTGLMGAVADGALEAGGEVIGVIIPSMNTKSLAHDGLTRMDVPLDMHARKARMHELSDGYIVLPGGYGTFDELFETVTWAQTGAHEKPVGLLNIKNYYAPLLAAIDHAVAEGFIFKEHREALLCESDPNKLLDTMLKYEHPHEAVKRWMRSDE, encoded by the coding sequence ATGAACTCGATATGCGTTTTTTGCGGATCTTCCGATACGGTTCACTCCGACTATATATCTGCCGCCCGGACAATGGGCCGAATCCTCGCTGAAAGAGGGCTCCAACTGATCTACGGCGGCGGAAAGACCGGTCTCATGGGCGCAGTGGCTGACGGCGCACTCGAAGCGGGCGGCGAAGTGATCGGTGTCATCATCCCGTCCATGAATACCAAGTCCCTCGCACATGACGGGTTAACCCGCATGGATGTTCCACTCGATATGCATGCTCGCAAGGCCCGTATGCACGAATTGTCTGATGGATATATCGTCCTGCCTGGCGGATACGGCACCTTCGACGAACTATTTGAAACCGTCACCTGGGCACAAACCGGCGCCCATGAAAAACCTGTTGGCTTGCTGAATATCAAGAACTATTACGCTCCCTTGCTTGCCGCCATTGACCATGCGGTTGCCGAAGGTTTTATCTTCAAGGAACACCGCGAAGCCCTGCTTTGCGAATCAGATCCGAACAAATTACTGGATACCATGCTCAAATACGAACATCCTCATGAAGCAGTAAAGAGGTGGATGAGGAGCGATGAATAA